Proteins encoded together in one Oncorhynchus keta strain PuntledgeMale-10-30-2019 unplaced genomic scaffold, Oket_V2 Un_scaffold_2008_pilon_pilon, whole genome shotgun sequence window:
- the LOC127927983 gene encoding uncharacterized protein LOC127927983 isoform X37, giving the protein MLFLLSVPDRTGYTVSPLSSRQDRLYCYSSQFQTGQVILLLLSVPDRTGYTATPLSSRQDRLYCYSSQFQTGQVILLLLSVPDRTGYTVTPLSSRQVILLLLSVPDRLYCYSSQFQTGQVILLLLSVPDRLYCYSSQFQTGQVILFLLSVPDRTGYTVTPLSSRQDRLYCYSSQFQTGQVILLLLSVPDRTGYNVTPLSSRQDRLYCYSSQFQTGYTVTPLSSRQDRLYCYSSQFQTGYTVTPLSSRQDRLYCYSSQFQTGQVILLLLSVPDRLYCYSSQFQTGYTVTPLSSRQDRLYCFSSQFQTGQVILLLLSVPDRLYSYSSQFQTGYTVSPLSSRQDRLYCYSSQFQTGYTVTPLSSRQDRLYCFSSQFQTGQVILLLLSVPDRTGYTVTPLSSRQDRLYCYSSQFQTGYTVSPLSSRQVILLLLSVPDRLYCYSSQFQTGQVILLLLSVPDRTGYTVTPLSSRQDRLYCYSSQFQTGYTVSPLSSRQDRLYCYSSQFQTGQVILLLLSVPDRLYCFSSQFQTGQVILFLLSVPDRTGYAVTPLSSRQDRLYCHSSQFQTGYTVTPLSSRQDRLYCYSSQFQTGQVILLLLSSQFQTGQVILLLLSVPDRTGYTVTPLSSRQDRLYCYSSQFQTGQVILLLLSVPDRLYCFSSQFQTGYTVTPLSSRQVILLLLSVPDRTGYTVTPLSSRQDRLYCYSSQFQTGYTVTPLSSRQDRLYCYSSQFQTGQVILFLLSVPDRLYCYSSQFQTGQVILLLLSVPDRLYCYSSQFQTGQVILLLLSVPDRLYCYSSQFQTGQVILLLLSVPDRLYCYSSQFQTGQVILLLLSVPDRLYCYSSQFQTGQVILLLLSVPDRTGYTVTPLSSRQDRLYCYSSQFQTGQVILLLLSVPDRLYCYSSQFQTGQVILLLLSVPDRTGYTVTPLSSRQDRLYCYSSQFHTGYTVSPLSSRQDRSQGRLKTITNSRDLDSQKPGTIRGPSHNG; this is encoded by the exons atgctgtttctcctctcagttccagacaggacag gttatactgtttctcctctcagttccagacaggacaggttatactgttactcctctcagttccagacaggacaggttatactgttactcctctcagttccagacaggacaggttatactgctactcctctcagttccagacaggacaggttatactgttactcctctcagttccagacaggacaggttatactgttactcctctcagttccagacaggacag gttatactgttactcctctcagttccagacaggttatactgttactcctctcagttccagacaggttatactgttactcctctcagttccagacaggacaggttatactgttactcctctcagttccagacaggttatactgttactcctctcagttccagacaggacaggttatactgtttctcctctcagttccagacaggacaggttatactgttactcctctcagttccagacaggacaggttatactgttactcctctcagttccagacag gacaggttatactgttactcctctcagttccagacaggacaggttataatgttactcctctcagttccagacaggacaggttatactgttactcctctcagttccagacaggttatactgttactcctctcagttccagacaggacaggttatactgttactcctctcagttccagacaggttatactgttactcctctcagttccagacaggacaggttatactgttactcctctcagttccagacag gacaggttatactgttactcctctcagttccagacaggttatactgttactcctctcagttccagacaggttatactgttactcctctcagttccagacaggacaggttatactgtttctcctctcagttccagacaggacaggttatactgttactcctctcagttccagacaggttatactcttactcctctcagttccagacaggttatactgtttctcctctcagttccagacaggacaggttatactgttactcctctcagttccagacaggttatactgttactcctctcagttccagacaggacaggttatactgtttctcctctcagttccagacaggacaggttatactgttactcctctcagttccagacaggacaggttatactgttactcctctcagttccagacaggacaggttatactgttactcctctcagttccagacag gttatactgtttctcctctcagttccagacaggttatactgttactcctctcagttccagacaggttatactgttactcctctcagttccagacaggacaggttatactgttactcctctcagttccagacaggacaggttatactgttactcctctcagttccagacaggacaggttatactgttactcctctcagttccagacag gttatactgtttctcctctcagttccagacaggacaggttatactgttactcctctcagttccagacaggacaggttatactgttactcctctcagttccagacaggttatactgtttctcctctcagttccagacaggacaggttatactgtttctcctctcagttccagacaggacaggttatgctgttactcctctcagttccagacaggacaggttatactgtcactcctctcagttccagacaggttatactgttactcctctcagttccagacaggacaggttatactgttactcctctcagttccagacaggacaggttatactgttactcctctcctctcagttccagacaggacaggttatactgttactcctctcagttccagacaggacaggttatactgttactcctctcagttccagacaggacaggttatactgttactcctctcagttccagacaggacaggttatactgttactcctctcagttccagacag gttatactgtttctcctctcagttccagacaggttatactgttactcctctcagttccagacaggttatactgttactcctctcagttccagacaggacaggttatactgttactcctctcagttccagacaggacaggttatactgttactcctctcagttccagacaggttatactgttactcctctcagttccagacaggacaggttatactgttactcctctcagttccagacaggacag gttatactgtttctcctctcagttccagacaggttatactgttactcctctcagttccagacaggacaggttatactgttactcctctcagttccagacaggttatactgttactcctctcagttccagacaggacag gttatactgttactcctctcagttccagacaggttatactgttactcctctcagttccagacaggacaggttatactgttactcctctcagttccagacaggttatactgttactcctctcagttccagacaggacaggttatactgttactcctctcagttccagacaggttatactgttactcctctcagttccagacaggacaggttatactgttactcctctcagttccagacaggacaggttatactgttactcctctcagttccagacaggacaggttatactgttactcctctcagttccagacaggacaggttatactgttactcctctcagttccagacaggttatactgttactcctctcagttccagacaggacaggttatactgttactcctctcagttccagacaggacaggttatactgttactcctctcagttccagacaggacag gttatactgttactcctctcagttccatacaggttatactgtttctcctctcagttccagacaggacaggtcgCAGGGAAGATTGAAAACAATAACAAACAGCAGGGATCTTGACAGCCAAAAGCCCGGAACAATCCGTGGTCCCAGCCACAATGGCTAA
- the LOC127927983 gene encoding uncharacterized protein LOC127927983 isoform X25 translates to MLFLLSVPDRTGYTVSPLSSRQDRLYCYSSQFQTGQVILLLLSVPDRTGYTATPLSSRQDRLYCYSSQFQTGQVILLLLSVPDRTGYTVTPLSSRQVILLLLSVPDRLYCYSSQFQTGQVILLLLSVPDRLYCYSSQFQTGQVILFLLSVPDRTGYTVTPLSSRQDRLYCYSSQFQTGQVILLLLSVPDRTGYNVTPLSSRQDRLYCYSSQFQTGYTVTPLSSRQDRLYCYSSQFQTGYTVTPLSSRQDRLYCYSSQFQTGQVILLLLSVPDRLYCYSSQFQTGYTVTPLSSRQDRLYCFSSQFQTGQVILLLLSVPDRLYSYSSQFQTGYTVSPLSSRQDRLYCYSSQFQTGYTVTPLSSRQDRLYCFSSQFQTGQVILLLLSVPDRTGYTVTPLSSRQDRLYCYSSQFQTGYTVSPLSSRQVILLLLSVPDRLYCYSSQFQTGQVILLLLSVPDRTGYTVTPLSSRQDRLYCYSSQFQTGYTVSPLSSRQDRLYCYSSQFQTGQVILLLLSVPDRLYCFSSQFQTGQVILFLLSVPDRTGYAVTPLSSRQDRLYCHSSQFQTGYTVTPLSSRQDRLYCYSSQFQTGQVILLLLSSQFQTGQVILLLLSVPDRTGYTVTPLSSRQDRLYCYSSQFQTGQVILLLLSVPDRLYCYSSQFQTGYTVSPLSSRQDRLYCYSSQFQTGQVILLLLSVPDRTGYTVTPLSSRQVILLLLSVPDRTGYTVSPLSSRQVILLLLSVPDRLYCYSSQFQTGQVILLLLSVPDRTGYTVTPLSSRQVILLLLSVPDRTGYTVTPLSSRQDRLYCFSSQFQTGQVILFLLSVPDRLYCYSSQFQTGQVILLLLSVPDRLYCYSSQFQTGQVILLLLSVPDRLYCYSSQFQTGQVILLLLSVPDRLYCYSSQFQTGQVILLLLSVPDRLYCYSSQFQTGQVILLLLSVPDRTGYTVTPLSSRQDRLYCYSSQFQTGQVILLLLSVPDRLYCYSSQFQTGQVILLLLSVPDRTGYTVTPLSSRQDRLYCYSSQFHTGYTVSPLSSRQDRSQGRLKTITNSRDLDSQKPGTIRGPSHNG, encoded by the exons atgctgtttctcctctcagttccagacaggacag gttatactgtttctcctctcagttccagacaggacaggttatactgttactcctctcagttccagacaggacaggttatactgttactcctctcagttccagacaggacaggttatactgctactcctctcagttccagacaggacaggttatactgttactcctctcagttccagacaggacaggttatactgttactcctctcagttccagacaggacag gttatactgttactcctctcagttccagacaggttatactgttactcctctcagttccagacaggttatactgttactcctctcagttccagacaggacaggttatactgttactcctctcagttccagacaggttatactgttactcctctcagttccagacaggacaggttatactgtttctcctctcagttccagacaggacaggttatactgttactcctctcagttccagacaggacaggttatactgttactcctctcagttccagacag gacaggttatactgttactcctctcagttccagacaggacaggttataatgttactcctctcagttccagacaggacaggttatactgttactcctctcagttccagacaggttatactgttactcctctcagttccagacaggacaggttatactgttactcctctcagttccagacaggttatactgttactcctctcagttccagacaggacaggttatactgttactcctctcagttccagacag gacaggttatactgttactcctctcagttccagacaggttatactgttactcctctcagttccagacaggttatactgttactcctctcagttccagacaggacaggttatactgtttctcctctcagttccagacaggacaggttatactgttactcctctcagttccagacaggttatactcttactcctctcagttccagacaggttatactgtttctcctctcagttccagacaggacaggttatactgttactcctctcagttccagacaggttatactgttactcctctcagttccagacaggacaggttatactgtttctcctctcagttccagacaggacaggttatactgttactcctctcagttccagacaggacaggttatactgttactcctctcagttccagacaggacaggttatactgttactcctctcagttccagacag gttatactgtttctcctctcagttccagacaggttatactgttactcctctcagttccagacaggttatactgttactcctctcagttccagacaggacaggttatactgttactcctctcagttccagacaggacaggttatactgttactcctctcagttccagacaggacaggttatactgttactcctctcagttccagacag gttatactgtttctcctctcagttccagacaggacaggttatactgttactcctctcagttccagacaggacaggttatactgttactcctctcagttccagacaggttatactgtttctcctctcagttccagacaggacaggttatactgtttctcctctcagttccagacaggacaggttatgctgttactcctctcagttccagacaggacaggttatactgtcactcctctcagttccagacaggttatactgttactcctctcagttccagacaggacaggttatactgttactcctctcagttccagacaggacaggttatactgttactcctctcctctcagttccagacaggacaggttatactgttactcctctcagttccagacaggacaggttatactgttactcctctcagttccagacaggacaggttatactgttactcctctcagttccagacaggacaggttatactgttactcctctcagttccagacag gttatactgttactcctctcagttccagacaggttatactgtttctcctctcagttccagacaggacag gttatactgttactcctctcagttccagacaggacaggttatactgttactcctctcagttccagacaggacaggttatactgttactcctctcagttccagacaggttatactgttactcctctcagttccagacaggacaggttatactgtttctcctctcagttccagacaggttatactgttactcctctcagttccagacaggttatactgttactcctctcagttccagacaggacaggttatactgttactcctctcagttccagacaggacaggttatactgttactcctctcagttccagacaggttatactgttactcctctcagttccagacaggacaggttatactgttactcctctcagttccagacaggacaggttatactgtttctcctctcagttccagacaggacaggttatactgtttctcctctcagttccagacaggttatactgttactcctctcagttccagacaggacaggttatactgttactcctctcagttccagacaggttatactgttactcctctcagttccagacaggacag gttatactgttactcctctcagttccagacaggttatactgttactcctctcagttccagacaggacaggttatactgttactcctctcagttccagacaggttatactgttactcctctcagttccagacaggacaggttatactgttactcctctcagttccagacaggttatactgttactcctctcagttccagacaggacaggttatactgttactcctctcagttccagacaggacaggttatactgttactcctctcagttccagacaggacaggttatactgttactcctctcagttccagacaggacaggttatactgttactcctctcagttccagacaggttatactgttactcctctcagttccagacaggacaggttatactgttactcctctcagttccagacaggacaggttatactgttactcctctcagttccagacaggacag gttatactgttactcctctcagttccatacaggttatactgtttctcctctcagttccagacaggacaggtcgCAGGGAAGATTGAAAACAATAACAAACAGCAGGGATCTTGACAGCCAAAAGCCCGGAACAATCCGTGGTCCCAGCCACAATGGCTAA
- the LOC127927983 gene encoding uncharacterized protein LOC127927983 isoform X24, producing MLFLLSVPDRTGYTVSPLSSRQDRLYCYSSQFQTGQVILLLLSVPDRTGYTATPLSSRQDRLYCYSSQFQTGQVILLLLSVPDRTGYTVTPLSSRQVILLLLSVPDRLYCYSSQFQTGQVILLLLSVPDRLYCYSSQFQTGQVILFLLSVPDRTGYTVTPLSSRQDRLYCYSSQFQTGQVILLLLSVPDRTGYNVTPLSSRQDRLYCYSSQFQTGYTVTPLSSRQDRLYCYSSQFQTGYTVTPLSSRQDRLYCYSSQFQTGQVILLLLSVPDRLYCYSSQFQTGYTVTPLSSRQDRLYCFSSQFQTGQVILLLLSVPDRLYSYSSQFQTGYTVSPLSSRQDRLYCYSSQFQTGYTVTPLSSRQDRLYCFSSQFQTGQVILLLLSVPDRTGYTVTPLSSRQDRLYCYSSQFQTGYTVSPLSSRQVILLLLSVPDRLYCYSSQFQTGQVILLLLSVPDRTGYTVTPLSSRQDRLYCYSSQFQTGYTVSPLSSRQDRLYCYSSQFQTGQVILLLLSVPDRLYCFSSQFQTGQVILFLLSVPDRTGYAVTPLSSRQDRLYCHSSQFQTGYTVTPLSSRQDRLYCYSSQFQTGQVILLLLSSQFQTGQVILLLLSVPDRTGYTVTPLSSRQDRLYCYSSQFQTGQVILLLLSVPDRLYCYPSQFQTGQVILLLLSVPDRTGYTVTPLSSRQVILLLLSVPDRTGYTVTPLSSRQVILLLLSVPDRTGYTVTPLSSRQDRLYCYSSQFQTGYTVTPLSSRQVILLLLSVPDRTGYTVTPLSSRQDRLYCYSSQFQTGYTVTPLSSRQDRLYCYSSQFQTGQVILFLLSVPDRLYCYSSQFQTGQVILLLLSVPDRLYCYSSQFQTGQVILLLLSVPDRLYCYSSQFQTGQVILLLLSVPDRLYCYSSQFQTGQVILLLLSVPDRLYCYSSQFQTGQVILLLLSVPDRTGYTVTPLSSRQDRLYCYSSQFQTGQVILLLLSVPDRLYCYSSQFQTGQVILLLLSVPDRTGYTVTPLSSRQDRLYCYSSQFHTGYTVSPLSSRQDRSQGRLKTITNSRDLDSQKPGTIRGPSHNG from the exons atgctgtttctcctctcagttccagacaggacag gttatactgtttctcctctcagttccagacaggacaggttatactgttactcctctcagttccagacaggacaggttatactgttactcctctcagttccagacaggacaggttatactgctactcctctcagttccagacaggacaggttatactgttactcctctcagttccagacaggacaggttatactgttactcctctcagttccagacaggacag gttatactgttactcctctcagttccagacaggttatactgttactcctctcagttccagacaggttatactgttactcctctcagttccagacaggacaggttatactgttactcctctcagttccagacaggttatactgttactcctctcagttccagacaggacaggttatactgtttctcctctcagttccagacaggacaggttatactgttactcctctcagttccagacaggacaggttatactgttactcctctcagttccagacag gacaggttatactgttactcctctcagttccagacaggacaggttataatgttactcctctcagttccagacaggacaggttatactgttactcctctcagttccagacaggttatactgttactcctctcagttccagacaggacaggttatactgttactcctctcagttccagacaggttatactgttactcctctcagttccagacaggacaggttatactgttactcctctcagttccagacag gacaggttatactgttactcctctcagttccagacaggttatactgttactcctctcagttccagacaggttatactgttactcctctcagttccagacaggacaggttatactgtttctcctctcagttccagacaggacaggttatactgttactcctctcagttccagacaggttatactcttactcctctcagttccagacaggttatactgtttctcctctcagttccagacaggacaggttatactgttactcctctcagttccagacaggttatactgttactcctctcagttccagacaggacaggttatactgtttctcctctcagttccagacaggacaggttatactgttactcctctcagttccagacaggacaggttatactgttactcctctcagttccagacaggacaggttatactgttactcctctcagttccagacag gttatactgtttctcctctcagttccagacaggttatactgttactcctctcagttccagacaggttatactgttactcctctcagttccagacaggacaggttatactgttactcctctcagttccagacaggacaggttatactgttactcctctcagttccagacaggacaggttatactgttactcctctcagttccagacag gttatactgtttctcctctcagttccagacaggacaggttatactgttactcctctcagttccagacaggacaggttatactgttactcctctcagttccagacaggttatactgtttctcctctcagttccagacaggacaggttatactgtttctcctctcagttccagacaggacaggttatgctgttactcctctcagttccagacaggacaggttatactgtcactcctctcagttccagacaggttatactgttactcctctcagttccagacaggacaggttatactgttactcctctcagttccagacaggacaggttatactgttactcctctcctctcagttccagacaggacaggttatactgttactcctctcagttccagacaggacaggttatactgttactcctctcagttccagacaggacaggttatactgttactcctctcagttccagacaggacaggttatactgttactcctctcagttccagacaggttatactgttacccctctcagttccagacaggacaggttatactgttactcctctcagttccagacaggacag gttatactgttactcctctcagttccagacaggttatactgttactcctctcagttccagacaggacaggttatactgttactcctctcagttccagacaggttatactgttactcctctcagttccagacaggacaggttatactgttactcctctcagttccagacaggacaggttatactgttactcctctcagttccagacag gttatactgttactcctctcagttccagacaggttatactgttactcctctcagttccagacaggacaggttatactgttactcctctcagttccagacaggacaggttatactgttactcctctcagttccagacaggttatactgttactcctctcagttccagacaggacaggttatactgttactcctctcagttccagacaggacag gttatactgtttctcctctcagttccagacaggttatactgttactcctctcagttccagacaggacaggttatactgttactcctctcagttccagacaggttatactgttactcctctcagttccagacaggacag gttatactgttactcctctcagttccagacaggttatactgttactcctctcagttccagacaggacaggttatactgttactcctctcagttccagacaggttatactgttactcctctcagttccagacaggacaggttatactgttactcctctcagttccagacaggttatactgttactcctctcagttccagacaggacaggttatactgttactcctctcagttccagacaggacaggttatactgttactcctctcagttccagacaggacaggttatactgttactcctctcagttccagacaggacaggttatactgttactcctctcagttccagacaggttatactgttactcctctcagttccagacaggacaggttatactgttactcctctcagttccagacaggacaggttatactgttactcctctcagttccagacaggacag gttatactgttactcctctcagttccatacaggttatactgtttctcctctcagttccagacaggacaggtcgCAGGGAAGATTGAAAACAATAACAAACAGCAGGGATCTTGACAGCCAAAAGCCCGGAACAATCCGTGGTCCCAGCCACAATGGCTAA